In one window of Nocardia brasiliensis DNA:
- the pks13 gene encoding polyketide synthase Pks13 (Pks13 is a key enzyme in mycolic acid biosynthesis.): MADNESTQTTDLSPADPAADQAPATVHAAATAATGADRSDMTVAELRDWLRNWVADATGQPVEQISVDRPMEEFGLASRDAIALVGDIEELTGVVLTATAYFQHPTIASLAELVIYGEPEPAEEESSDAFYTSGGTTGEAHDIAIIGLSTRLPGAGDTPESTWEFLIGRGDAIRELPQGRWEEFTSNPAAAKAIAEGNTLGGYLDQDVIKGFDAEFFAMSPIEVERVDPQQRLMMELTWEALEHARIPASELKGAPVGMFIGSSTSDFMLIAALGLGVDQGPNVPATAQAYGISGSSNGIIANRVSYFYDFRGPSVTVDTACSSTIVAVHQAVRALRTGEADVALAGGVNMILAPMATLGFDMGGGVAKNGRVKAFSSDADGMVRSEGAGLFVLKRLADAERDGDRIMAVIKGSAVNSDGRSNGLYAPNPDAQADVLRRAYRDAGIVPSTVDYIEAHGTGTPLGDPIEADALGKVVGRGRDEDKPVLLGSAKTNFGHLESAAGAASLAKVLMALQHNVVPPNINYAGPNPYIPFDQARLKVVEEPTEFPRYSGKATIGISGFGFGGTNAHVVVQEYVPAAAEEAAVPEAETPAAAIDTAAAAQDAELADESTDVIAEADAVLADAEPVAEPVAPVAEWTEARTEPLPVILPISGYLPSRRRRAAAELADWLESEAGRDVSLTDVGRSLAKRSHWRSRGVVLAKTHEEAVAGLRAIAAGKPGNGVFTADAPATMGAVWVLSGFGAQHRKMGKALYLENSIFAKAVDEVDELVQDEAGYSIRDMFLDDSQDYNVGTSQVGIFTIQIGLAALLRAHGAEPDAVVGHSMGEVAEAYIAGGLPLEDAVRVICARSRLMLEGEQMLTDDDVRNMALIEYSAEDVEQLLTEFPDVEVGVYAAPTNTVIGGPREQVEAIVARVEAAGKFARILQTRGAGHTSQMDPLLGELAAELAGIEPTKLKTGLYSTVHKGEFYRPGNDPIHTEDYWVKNMRGSVYFTNAVRLAVDAGHTTFLELAPNSVALMQVLGTTFAAGLHDAQLIPTLKRKEDEAAGVLGAIAQLYVHGHKVDLPSLLPRGEYADIPRTTFVRKEFWPKVSLAATGAAGAPGAHVALPDGRHAWEVQAGSAGDLTELVRAAAAQVLSDVTLGASIVHASAPAAGTITTTLTPHPGGASVQVHAKEGASFRLLLDAVVTSGAPLPESVVAEPVPATTAVQPAAGAELEVVETFGDRWDPEGNQKLEDRLALIVAESMGYAVEDLPMEIPLMELGLDSLMAMRIKNRVEYEFDIPQLQIQAVRDANLNEVGKVLRYAVEHREEMQAVAAKQAAGEEITVDAGFIEAARAAVAAGEDPAAIAAAAANTAAPEDVSADAEAVVETAAAPTEAAAPVDAAPAAPAEPAVAEPVSPAAAPAPAAAPAPAAAPAPAAAAVFGGQQSADEDDVPPRDAAERLTFATWAVVTGKSAGGIFNTLPILEEEVAEKLAARLTERVKAEVTVDDVLDCETIEQLADIVRNLQDSGADVDGFIRPLRARPESSNAVPVFVFHPAGGNTLVYEPLLKRLPADTPMYGFERVEGSIEERARQYAPELRKLQGDGPFVLYGWSLGAVLAMACAQLLRADGADVRVVGLIDLAIPAEPEDNSPEERVRRIERYQAFAKKTYGVDGELPPEQVQELAAASDEEQFKMISELVKFSGAKIPGGVLEHQKTSWIENRALQQVQPTHYDGDVVLYLADRYHDGAIELEPRYADRKPNGGWDEYLSHLEIVHIPGDHLQIIDEPRIGKIGADLAAKLAAIDVKGAQ, translated from the coding sequence ATGGCCGACAACGAGTCCACCCAGACGACCGATCTCTCGCCAGCCGACCCGGCGGCCGACCAGGCCCCGGCGACGGTGCACGCTGCCGCCACCGCGGCAACCGGTGCCGATCGGTCCGACATGACGGTTGCCGAACTGCGCGACTGGCTGCGCAACTGGGTCGCCGACGCCACCGGGCAGCCGGTCGAGCAGATCAGCGTCGACCGGCCGATGGAGGAGTTCGGGCTGGCCTCGCGTGACGCCATCGCGCTCGTCGGCGACATCGAGGAACTGACCGGCGTCGTGCTCACCGCGACCGCCTACTTCCAGCACCCGACCATCGCCTCGCTGGCCGAGCTGGTCATCTACGGCGAGCCGGAACCGGCCGAGGAGGAGTCCAGCGACGCCTTCTATACCTCGGGTGGCACCACCGGCGAGGCGCACGACATCGCCATCATCGGCCTGTCGACGCGGCTGCCAGGTGCGGGCGACACCCCGGAGTCGACCTGGGAGTTCCTCATCGGCCGCGGCGACGCGATCCGGGAACTGCCGCAGGGCCGGTGGGAGGAGTTCACCAGCAACCCCGCGGCCGCCAAGGCGATCGCGGAGGGCAACACCCTCGGCGGCTATCTCGACCAGGACGTGATCAAGGGCTTCGACGCGGAGTTCTTCGCGATGTCGCCGATCGAGGTGGAGCGGGTCGACCCGCAGCAGCGCCTGATGATGGAGCTGACCTGGGAAGCGTTGGAGCACGCCAGGATTCCCGCGAGCGAGCTCAAGGGCGCGCCCGTCGGCATGTTCATCGGCTCGTCCACCAGCGACTTCATGCTGATCGCCGCCCTCGGCCTCGGCGTGGACCAGGGACCGAACGTGCCGGCCACCGCGCAGGCCTACGGCATCAGCGGCAGCTCGAACGGCATCATCGCGAACCGGGTCTCCTACTTCTACGACTTCCGCGGCCCCTCGGTCACGGTCGACACCGCGTGCTCGTCCACCATCGTCGCGGTGCACCAGGCCGTGCGCGCGCTGCGTACGGGCGAGGCCGACGTCGCCCTGGCCGGCGGCGTGAACATGATCCTGGCGCCGATGGCGACCCTCGGCTTCGACATGGGCGGCGGCGTCGCGAAGAACGGGCGCGTCAAGGCGTTCTCCTCCGATGCCGACGGCATGGTCCGCTCGGAGGGCGCGGGGCTGTTCGTGCTCAAGCGCCTGGCCGACGCCGAGCGCGACGGCGACCGAATCATGGCCGTCATCAAGGGATCCGCGGTCAACAGCGACGGACGGTCCAACGGCCTCTACGCGCCGAACCCCGACGCCCAGGCCGACGTGCTGCGGCGCGCGTACCGGGACGCGGGCATCGTGCCGTCCACTGTCGACTACATCGAGGCGCACGGCACCGGCACCCCGCTCGGCGATCCGATCGAGGCCGACGCGCTGGGCAAGGTCGTCGGCCGCGGCCGCGACGAGGACAAGCCGGTTCTGCTCGGTTCGGCCAAGACCAACTTCGGCCACCTGGAGTCCGCCGCGGGTGCGGCGAGCCTGGCCAAGGTCCTGATGGCGCTGCAGCACAACGTGGTGCCGCCCAACATCAACTACGCGGGCCCGAACCCGTACATCCCGTTCGATCAGGCGCGGTTGAAGGTGGTCGAGGAGCCGACCGAATTCCCGCGCTACAGCGGCAAGGCCACCATCGGCATCTCCGGCTTCGGCTTCGGCGGCACCAACGCCCATGTCGTGGTGCAGGAATACGTCCCGGCCGCCGCCGAGGAGGCCGCGGTACCCGAGGCCGAGACCCCCGCCGCCGCGATCGATACCGCGGCCGCGGCACAGGACGCCGAGCTCGCGGACGAGTCGACCGATGTGATCGCGGAGGCGGACGCGGTGCTCGCCGACGCCGAGCCGGTCGCCGAACCTGTTGCGCCCGTTGCGGAATGGACCGAAGCGCGGACCGAACCGCTGCCGGTGATCCTGCCGATCTCCGGCTACCTGCCCTCGCGCCGCCGCCGGGCCGCCGCCGAGCTGGCCGACTGGCTGGAATCCGAAGCGGGACGCGATGTTTCGCTGACGGACGTGGGGCGGTCGCTGGCCAAGCGCAGCCACTGGCGTTCGCGCGGTGTGGTGCTCGCCAAGACCCACGAGGAGGCCGTCGCCGGCCTGCGCGCCATCGCCGCGGGCAAGCCGGGCAACGGTGTGTTCACCGCCGACGCGCCCGCCACCATGGGTGCGGTCTGGGTGCTCTCCGGCTTCGGCGCGCAGCACCGGAAGATGGGCAAGGCGCTCTACCTGGAGAACTCGATCTTCGCCAAGGCCGTCGACGAGGTCGACGAGCTGGTGCAGGACGAGGCCGGGTACTCGATCCGGGACATGTTCCTCGACGACAGCCAGGACTACAACGTCGGCACCTCGCAGGTCGGCATCTTCACCATTCAGATCGGCCTGGCCGCGCTGCTGCGCGCGCACGGCGCCGAGCCCGACGCGGTGGTCGGCCATTCGATGGGCGAGGTCGCCGAGGCCTACATCGCCGGCGGCCTGCCGCTCGAGGACGCGGTCCGGGTGATCTGCGCGCGCTCGCGCCTGATGCTCGAGGGCGAGCAGATGCTCACCGACGACGACGTGCGCAACATGGCGCTGATCGAATACAGCGCCGAGGACGTCGAGCAGCTGCTCACCGAATTCCCCGACGTCGAGGTCGGCGTGTACGCCGCCCCGACGAACACGGTGATCGGCGGCCCGCGCGAGCAGGTCGAGGCGATCGTGGCGCGGGTCGAGGCGGCGGGCAAGTTCGCCAGGATCCTGCAGACCCGCGGCGCGGGCCACACCTCGCAGATGGACCCGCTGCTCGGCGAGCTGGCCGCGGAGCTGGCCGGCATCGAGCCGACCAAGCTGAAGACCGGCCTCTACTCCACGGTGCACAAGGGCGAGTTCTACCGGCCCGGCAACGACCCGATCCACACCGAGGACTACTGGGTCAAGAACATGCGCGGCAGCGTGTACTTCACCAACGCGGTGCGGCTCGCGGTCGACGCGGGGCACACCACGTTCCTGGAGCTCGCGCCGAACTCCGTCGCGTTGATGCAGGTGCTCGGCACCACCTTCGCGGCGGGCCTGCACGACGCCCAGCTCATCCCGACGCTCAAGCGCAAGGAAGACGAGGCGGCGGGCGTGCTCGGCGCCATCGCCCAGCTGTACGTGCACGGGCACAAGGTCGACCTGCCGTCGCTGCTGCCGCGTGGCGAGTACGCCGACATTCCGCGAACCACGTTCGTGCGCAAGGAATTCTGGCCGAAGGTCTCGCTGGCCGCGACCGGTGCCGCCGGCGCGCCCGGTGCGCACGTTGCGCTGCCGGACGGCAGGCACGCCTGGGAGGTCCAGGCGGGCTCCGCCGGTGACCTCACCGAGCTGGTGCGGGCCGCCGCGGCCCAGGTGCTCAGCGATGTGACGCTCGGCGCCTCGATCGTGCACGCGAGCGCACCCGCCGCGGGCACCATCACCACGACGCTGACCCCGCATCCCGGCGGCGCGTCGGTGCAGGTGCACGCCAAGGAGGGCGCGAGCTTCCGGCTGCTGCTCGACGCCGTGGTCACCTCCGGTGCACCGCTGCCCGAATCCGTTGTGGCCGAGCCGGTTCCGGCCACCACGGCGGTGCAGCCCGCGGCGGGCGCCGAGCTCGAGGTGGTCGAGACCTTCGGTGACCGCTGGGATCCCGAGGGCAACCAGAAGCTCGAGGATCGGCTGGCGCTCATCGTCGCCGAGTCCATGGGCTACGCGGTCGAGGATCTCCCGATGGAGATCCCGCTGATGGAGCTCGGCCTGGACTCGCTGATGGCGATGCGCATCAAGAACCGCGTCGAATACGAATTCGACATCCCGCAGCTGCAGATCCAGGCGGTGCGCGATGCCAACCTCAACGAGGTCGGCAAGGTGCTGCGCTACGCGGTCGAGCACCGCGAGGAGATGCAGGCGGTCGCCGCGAAACAGGCCGCTGGCGAAGAGATCACCGTCGACGCCGGCTTCATCGAGGCCGCGCGTGCCGCCGTCGCCGCGGGCGAGGACCCGGCCGCGATCGCCGCTGCCGCCGCGAATACCGCCGCCCCCGAGGATGTTTCGGCGGATGCGGAGGCTGTCGTCGAGACCGCTGCCGCGCCTACCGAAGCCGCCGCGCCGGTCGACGCGGCCCCTGCCGCACCGGCGGAACCCGCGGTGGCCGAACCGGTTTCGCCTGCCGCCGCGCCCGCGCCTGCCGCCGCGCCCGCGCCTGCCGCCGCGCCCGCGCCTGCTGCCGCCGCGGTCTTCGGCGGACAGCAGAGTGCCGACGAGGACGACGTGCCGCCGCGCGACGCCGCCGAGCGACTGACCTTCGCCACCTGGGCGGTCGTCACCGGCAAGTCCGCGGGAGGCATCTTCAACACCCTGCCGATCCTCGAGGAAGAGGTCGCCGAGAAGCTGGCGGCCCGGCTCACCGAGCGGGTCAAGGCCGAGGTCACCGTCGACGATGTGCTCGACTGCGAGACCATCGAGCAGCTGGCGGACATCGTGCGCAATCTGCAGGACAGCGGCGCGGACGTGGACGGGTTCATCCGGCCGCTGCGAGCGCGGCCCGAGAGCTCGAATGCGGTGCCGGTCTTCGTGTTCCACCCCGCCGGTGGCAATACGCTGGTGTACGAACCGCTGTTGAAGCGGCTGCCCGCCGACACCCCGATGTACGGCTTCGAGCGAGTCGAGGGCTCGATCGAGGAACGCGCTCGGCAGTACGCCCCGGAACTCCGCAAGCTGCAGGGTGACGGACCGTTCGTGCTCTACGGCTGGTCGCTTGGCGCGGTGCTGGCGATGGCCTGCGCGCAGCTCCTGCGCGCCGACGGCGCGGACGTGCGGGTGGTCGGTTTGATCGACCTCGCGATTCCGGCCGAGCCCGAGGACAACAGCCCCGAGGAGCGGGTGCGGCGGATCGAGCGTTACCAGGCCTTCGCGAAGAAGACCTATGGCGTCGACGGGGAGCTCCCGCCCGAGCAGGTGCAGGAGCTGGCCGCGGCCTCCGATGAAGAGCAGTTCAAGATGATCTCGGAACTGGTCAAGTTCAGCGGAGCAAAGATCCCCGGTGGCGTGCTCGAACACCAGAAGACCTCATGGATCGAAAACCGTGCGCTGCAACAGGTCCAGCCGACACACTACGACGGTGACGTCGTGCTCTACCTCGCCGACCGCTACCACGACGGCGCGATCGAGTTGGAGCCGCGCTACGCCGACCGTAAGCCGAACGGCGGGTGGGACGAATACCTGTCGCACCTGGAGATCGTGCACATTCCCGGTGACCACCTGCAGATCATCGACGAGCCCCGGATCGGAAAGATCGGAGCCGACCTCGCCGCAAAGCTCGCCGCGATCGATGTGAAAGGGGCTCAGTGA
- a CDS encoding acyl-CoA carboxylase subunit beta — MTTTAEKLADLRQRLDLAQEPAGEAGVAKRAKKGIPSARERINMLLDPGTFVEIGALVRKPGDPTALYGDGVVTGHGLVDGRPVAVFSHDQTVYGGSVGEMFGRKVAGIMEYAAKVGCPVVGINDSGGARVQEAVTSLAWYAELGRRQEPLSGLVPQISMILGKCAGGAVYAPINTDVVVATEEAYMFVTGPKVIREVTGEDVSLEELGGAQSQAEYGNIHHVAPDEKAAFAWVREYLSFLPTSCQELAPIVNPGLEPEVTDTDLELNSLVPDSDNAAYDMHEVLLRIFDDGAFHEIGASAGRNIITGFARVDGRSVGVVANQPMVYAGALDARASDKAAHFVRLCDAFEIPLVFVVDTPGFLPGVEQEKIGVIKRGGRFLFSFVEATVPKVTVVIRKSYGGGYAVMGSKQLGADVNLAWPTARIAVMGAESAVSLIGGRQIEAAPEDQRAAVRQQMIDFYNATMATPWVAAERGYIDAVIEPSSTRLELRRALQLLRDKTQARNPRKHHLLPL, encoded by the coding sequence GTGACTACAACTGCCGAGAAGCTCGCCGACCTGCGCCAAAGGCTTGACCTAGCGCAGGAACCGGCGGGTGAAGCGGGGGTGGCCAAGCGGGCGAAGAAGGGAATTCCCAGCGCCCGCGAACGGATCAACATGCTGCTCGATCCGGGCACCTTCGTGGAAATCGGTGCGCTGGTGCGTAAGCCGGGTGATCCGACGGCGCTGTACGGCGACGGCGTTGTCACCGGGCACGGTTTGGTCGATGGCAGGCCGGTGGCGGTGTTCTCCCATGATCAGACCGTTTACGGCGGGTCGGTCGGCGAGATGTTCGGCCGCAAGGTCGCCGGGATCATGGAGTACGCGGCCAAGGTGGGCTGTCCGGTGGTCGGCATCAACGACTCCGGTGGCGCCCGGGTGCAGGAGGCGGTGACCTCGCTGGCCTGGTACGCGGAGCTGGGGCGCAGGCAGGAGCCGCTATCGGGGCTGGTGCCGCAGATCTCGATGATCCTCGGCAAGTGCGCGGGCGGCGCGGTGTACGCCCCGATCAACACCGACGTGGTGGTGGCGACCGAAGAGGCGTACATGTTCGTCACCGGTCCCAAGGTGATTCGTGAGGTCACCGGCGAGGACGTGAGCCTCGAGGAACTCGGCGGCGCGCAGAGCCAGGCCGAGTACGGCAACATCCACCATGTCGCGCCGGACGAGAAGGCCGCCTTCGCGTGGGTGCGCGAGTATCTGAGCTTCCTGCCGACGAGTTGTCAGGAGCTCGCGCCGATCGTGAATCCGGGCCTGGAACCGGAAGTCACCGACACCGACCTGGAACTGAATTCCCTTGTGCCGGACTCGGATAACGCCGCGTACGACATGCACGAGGTGCTGCTGCGGATCTTCGACGACGGCGCGTTCCACGAGATCGGCGCCTCGGCCGGGCGCAATATCATCACCGGCTTCGCCAGGGTGGACGGCCGCAGTGTGGGTGTGGTCGCCAACCAGCCGATGGTGTACGCCGGGGCGCTGGACGCCCGCGCCTCCGACAAGGCGGCGCATTTCGTGCGGTTGTGCGACGCGTTCGAGATTCCGCTGGTCTTCGTGGTGGATACGCCCGGCTTCCTGCCCGGTGTGGAGCAGGAGAAGATCGGCGTGATCAAGCGCGGCGGCCGGTTCCTGTTCTCCTTCGTCGAGGCGACCGTGCCGAAAGTGACTGTGGTCATTCGCAAGTCGTACGGCGGCGGCTACGCGGTGATGGGCTCCAAGCAGCTCGGTGCCGATGTCAACCTGGCCTGGCCGACGGCGCGGATCGCGGTGATGGGCGCCGAGAGCGCGGTGAGTCTGATCGGCGGCAGGCAGATCGAGGCCGCGCCGGAGGATCAGCGCGCGGCCGTGCGCCAGCAGATGATCGACTTCTACAACGCCACCATGGCCACGCCGTGGGTGGCCGCCGAGCGCGGCTACATCGACGCGGTGATCGAGCCATCGAGCACCCGGCTCGAGCTGCGCCGCGCGTTGCAGCTGCTGCGGGACAAGACCCAGGCGCGCAACCCGCGCAAGCACCACCTGCTGCCGCTCTAG
- a CDS encoding peptidylprolyl isomerase gives MTGKRRAGASWQGVGMTKVNLQTNYGPIVLELDDEKAPTTVQNFVSYVRAGHYDGTIFHRVIPGFMIQGGGFEPGMRQKPTQAPIQNEADNGLKNNKYTVAMARTNDPHSATAQFFINSSDNDFLNHKAPNPQGWGYTVFGAVVEGQSVVDKIEGVATGSNAGHQDVPKDDVVIESASIA, from the coding sequence ATGACCGGCAAAAGGCGCGCGGGCGCGAGCTGGCAAGGTGTGGGTATGACCAAGGTGAATCTTCAGACCAACTACGGCCCGATCGTGCTGGAACTCGATGACGAGAAGGCGCCGACCACGGTGCAGAACTTCGTCAGCTATGTGCGGGCAGGCCATTACGACGGCACCATCTTCCACCGCGTCATCCCGGGCTTCATGATCCAGGGTGGCGGCTTCGAACCGGGCATGCGCCAGAAGCCGACGCAGGCGCCCATTCAGAACGAGGCCGACAACGGGCTGAAGAACAACAAGTACACCGTGGCAATGGCGCGGACCAACGACCCGCACTCGGCCACCGCGCAGTTCTTCATCAACTCCAGCGACAACGACTTCCTCAACCACAAGGCGCCGAACCCGCAGGGCTGGGGCTACACCGTCTTCGGTGCGGTGGTCGAGGGACAGAGCGTGGTCGACAAGATCGAGGGCGTGGCCACCGGCAGCAACGCCGGGCACCAGGATGTGCCGAAGGACGACGTCGTGATCGAGTCCGCCAGCATCGCCTGA
- a CDS encoding arabinosyltransferase domain-containing protein, with protein MPDAATAVLTKPPAVPADSPADFRTARIIALVAGLLGALFAIATPFLPVTQTTAVLNWPQSGTLGNVQAPLMSQVPIDLKATIPCSAVAQLPERGGMLLATAPPQGDRAALEALFIRVSETSVDVVDRNAVVVSAPRADMEQCSSLVLTSDHDRTRAVFEGLTTTITKPVPGGGEEQVQVPVEGALNGDLRPQVVGVFSELKGAAPAGLGFTMTVDTRFSTSPTAIKLIAMIAAVLCTLIALAALARLDGSDGRGHRRFLPSNWLKPTWADGAVVGTLLVWHFVGANTSDDGYILSMVRVAPHAGYMANYFRWYGVPEAPFGWYYYVIQLFAEISTASAWVRVPALLCAVLCWMVISREVVPRLGRGVRQSKVALWTGGLVFLAFWLPFDNGLRSEPIVALGALLTWVSIERAIATGRLVPAGVAVLVAAFTLAAAPTGLMCVAALLAGIRPLVWIVVRKRRQFAEHGGKWWATLPLLAPIAAAGLLVLIVVYSDQTFAGIQEANRVRQATGPNLAWYEDYLRYYYLFVETVDGSLSRRFAFLVMLLCLFTTMLVLLRRRRVPGIASGPTWRLMGVVFGTIFFMMFNPTKWTHHFGAYAGIAGSLAAVTAVAVSASALRARKNRAIFLAGLLFVLALAFSGINGYWYVSSFGVPWFDKRISLHGYQSNTLMLGLFGLALALVAWHSLREGYAKPEASPRSARGRRIRKFAAIPLTVVAALMVALEVLSLVKGAVAQYPAYSLARSNFDALSGKSCGLANDVLVEADPNGGRLQPIPDPALTDPNDPLAGVDPVGFDPNGVPNDLSADSVEVKPGTGNTSTQSVGAAFAEGQSAGTGGGQGARGVNGSTVALPFGLDPATTPVLGSYQNGVQQPAHLTSSWYGLSPRSADSPLVVISAAGRILSVDDTGDTRYGQSLTVDYGRKLPDGSVEKLGTYLPRDIGPFPSWRNLRVPLAEIAPEADAVRIVANDPILIGDQWLAFTPPRMPKLQSLNTFIGSEQPVLEDWAVGLQFPCQRPFNHKNGVAEVPGYRILPDRPLAISSTNTWQAEEFGGILGFSQMLAKSVTVPTYLKDDYARDWGSLERYDQYDRSATPAKLDTGTATRSGFWTPGRLRVF; from the coding sequence GTGCCCGACGCCGCTACCGCTGTTCTGACGAAACCGCCCGCCGTACCGGCGGACTCCCCGGCCGATTTCCGGACCGCGCGAATTATCGCGCTGGTCGCGGGTCTGCTCGGGGCGCTGTTCGCCATCGCGACCCCGTTCCTGCCGGTCACGCAGACGACGGCGGTGCTGAACTGGCCGCAATCGGGCACGTTGGGCAACGTGCAGGCGCCGTTGATGTCTCAGGTGCCGATCGACCTGAAGGCCACCATTCCGTGTAGCGCGGTCGCGCAGCTGCCCGAGCGCGGCGGCATGCTGCTGGCCACCGCGCCGCCGCAGGGCGACCGGGCCGCGCTGGAGGCCTTGTTCATCCGGGTGTCCGAGACCTCGGTCGACGTGGTCGACCGCAACGCGGTGGTGGTGTCCGCGCCGCGGGCGGACATGGAGCAGTGTTCGTCGCTGGTGCTCACCTCCGATCACGACCGCACGCGCGCGGTCTTCGAGGGACTGACCACCACGATCACCAAGCCGGTCCCCGGCGGCGGCGAGGAGCAGGTCCAGGTGCCGGTCGAGGGCGCGCTCAACGGTGACCTGCGTCCGCAGGTCGTCGGCGTCTTCTCCGAGCTCAAGGGCGCCGCGCCGGCCGGCCTCGGCTTCACGATGACGGTGGACACCCGGTTCTCCACCAGCCCGACCGCGATCAAGCTGATCGCGATGATCGCGGCGGTGCTGTGCACCCTGATCGCGCTCGCGGCGCTGGCCCGGCTCGACGGCAGCGACGGGCGCGGGCACCGCCGCTTCCTGCCGTCGAACTGGCTGAAGCCGACCTGGGCCGACGGCGCGGTGGTCGGCACGCTGCTGGTGTGGCATTTCGTCGGCGCCAACACCTCCGACGACGGCTACATCCTCAGCATGGTGCGGGTCGCGCCGCACGCCGGCTACATGGCCAACTACTTCCGCTGGTACGGCGTCCCGGAGGCGCCGTTCGGCTGGTACTACTACGTGATCCAGCTCTTCGCGGAGATCTCCACCGCCAGCGCCTGGGTCCGGGTGCCCGCGCTGCTCTGCGCCGTGCTCTGCTGGATGGTGATCAGCCGCGAGGTGGTGCCCCGGCTCGGGCGCGGTGTGCGCCAGAGCAAGGTGGCGTTGTGGACCGGCGGTCTGGTGTTCCTGGCGTTCTGGCTGCCGTTCGACAACGGCCTGCGGTCCGAGCCGATCGTCGCGCTCGGCGCGCTGCTGACCTGGGTGTCGATCGAGCGGGCCATCGCGACCGGCAGGCTGGTGCCCGCCGGTGTCGCGGTGCTGGTCGCGGCGTTCACCCTCGCCGCGGCGCCGACCGGTCTGATGTGTGTGGCGGCCCTGCTCGCCGGTATTCGCCCGCTGGTCTGGATCGTGGTGCGCAAGCGCCGTCAGTTCGCCGAGCACGGCGGAAAGTGGTGGGCCACACTGCCGTTGCTCGCACCCATCGCGGCGGCCGGATTGCTCGTGCTCATCGTGGTCTACAGCGACCAGACGTTCGCGGGCATCCAGGAGGCGAACCGGGTCCGTCAGGCGACCGGACCGAACCTCGCCTGGTACGAGGACTACCTGCGCTACTACTACCTGTTCGTGGAGACCGTCGACGGCTCGCTCTCGCGCCGGTTCGCGTTCCTGGTGATGCTGCTGTGCCTGTTCACCACCATGCTGGTGTTGTTGCGGCGCAGGCGTGTTCCCGGCATCGCGAGCGGGCCGACGTGGCGGTTGATGGGCGTGGTGTTCGGCACCATCTTCTTCATGATGTTCAACCCGACCAAGTGGACCCACCACTTCGGCGCGTACGCGGGCATCGCCGGATCGCTGGCCGCGGTGACCGCGGTCGCGGTGTCGGCCTCGGCCCTGCGCGCGCGCAAGAATCGGGCGATCTTCCTGGCCGGGTTGTTGTTCGTGCTCGCGCTCGCCTTCTCCGGCATCAACGGATACTGGTACGTCTCCAGCTTCGGCGTGCCATGGTTCGACAAGCGCATCTCGCTGCACGGCTACCAGTCGAACACCCTGATGCTCGGGCTGTTCGGGCTCGCGCTCGCATTGGTCGCCTGGCATTCGTTGCGGGAGGGCTACGCGAAACCGGAGGCCTCGCCGCGCTCGGCGCGGGGCAGGCGGATCCGCAAGTTCGCCGCGATCCCGTTGACCGTCGTCGCCGCGCTGATGGTGGCGCTCGAGGTGCTCTCGCTGGTCAAGGGCGCGGTCGCGCAGTACCCGGCGTACTCGCTGGCGCGCTCGAACTTCGACGCGCTCAGTGGCAAGAGCTGCGGGCTCGCCAACGACGTGCTGGTGGAGGCCGATCCGAACGGCGGGCGGCTGCAGCCGATCCCCGATCCGGCGCTCACCGATCCGAATGATCCGCTCGCCGGTGTCGACCCGGTCGGCTTCGATCCGAACGGTGTGCCCAACGACCTGTCCGCCGACAGCGTCGAGGTGAAGCCGGGCACCGGCAACACCTCCACCCAGTCGGTCGGCGCCGCGTTCGCCGAGGGGCAGAGCGCGGGCACCGGCGGTGGCCAGGGCGCGCGTGGCGTCAACGGCAGCACCGTGGCGCTGCCCTTCGGGCTGGACCCGGCGACCACCCCGGTCCTCGGCAGCTACCAGAACGGGGTGCAGCAGCCCGCGCACCTGACGTCGAGCTGGTACGGCCTGTCGCCGCGGTCCGCGGACAGCCCGCTCGTGGTGATCAGCGCGGCGGGACGCATCCTGTCCGTCGACGACACCGGTGACACCCGCTATGGGCAGTCGCTCACCGTCGACTACGGCAGGAAGCTGCCGGACGGCAGCGTCGAGAAGCTCGGCACCTACCTGCCGCGCGATATCGGCCCGTTCCCGTCCTGGCGTAACCTGCGCGTCCCGCTGGCCGAGATCGCGCCGGAGGCCGACGCGGTCCGCATCGTCGCCAACGACCCGATCCTGATCGGGGACCAGTGGCTGGCGTTCACCCCGCCGCGGATGCCGAAGTTGCAGTCGCTCAACACCTTCATCGGCTCCGAGCAGCCGGTGCTCGAGGACTGGGCCGTCGGTCTCCAGTTCCCGTGCCAGCGTCCGTTCAACCACAAGAACGGCGTGGCCGAGGTGCCCGGCTACCGCATCCTCCCGGACCGCCCGCTCGCCATCAGCTCCACCAACACCTGGCAGGCGGAGGAGTTCGGCGGCATTCTCGGCTTCTCCCAGATGCTGGCGAAGTCGGTCACCGTCCCGACCTACCTGAAGGACGACTACGCCCGCGACTGGGGCTCCCTGGAGCGCTACGACCAGTACGACCGCAGTGCCACCCCTGCCAAGCTCGACACCGGCACCGCAACCCGCTCCGGCTTCTGGACCCCCGGAAGGCTCCGCGTCTTCTAA